A genomic segment from Streptomyces sp. NBC_00459 encodes:
- a CDS encoding uridine kinase family protein — MTHLSKPTRGVGRWAPDASHWCLVTSHPSIPTRVVLLCGPSGSGKSLLAARSGLPVLRLDDFYKEGTDPTLPQVLGSTDIDWDHPQSWDAETAVTAITELCRTGRTNVPVYDISLSARTGEESVEIGRTPLFIAEGIFAAEIVARCREEGVLADALCLSRGPARTFRRRFLRDLREGRKSVPFLLRRGWRLMRAERSIVARQTALGAHACDRDEAMGRLADAAADRRTQPSTAA; from the coding sequence GTGACGCACCTTTCAAAGCCGACCCGCGGGGTCGGCAGGTGGGCGCCCGATGCCTCACACTGGTGTCTCGTGACCTCCCACCCGTCCATACCCACGCGAGTCGTGCTGCTCTGCGGCCCTTCAGGCTCCGGCAAGTCCCTCCTCGCGGCCCGTTCCGGTCTCCCGGTCCTGCGGCTCGACGACTTCTACAAGGAGGGCACCGACCCGACGCTGCCTCAGGTCCTGGGAAGCACCGACATCGACTGGGACCACCCCCAGTCGTGGGACGCGGAGACGGCGGTCACCGCGATCACCGAGCTGTGCCGCACAGGTCGCACGAACGTCCCGGTGTACGACATCTCGCTGAGCGCCCGTACGGGCGAGGAGAGCGTCGAGATCGGCCGGACCCCGCTGTTCATCGCGGAGGGCATCTTCGCCGCCGAGATCGTCGCGCGCTGCCGGGAGGAGGGCGTCCTCGCGGACGCGCTCTGTCTGAGCCGGGGGCCGGCCCGGACGTTCCGCCGGCGCTTCCTGCGGGATCTGCGCGAGGGCCGCAAGTCGGTGCCGTTCCTGCTGCGCCGCGGCTGGCGGCTGATGCGCGCCGAGCGCTCCATCGTGGCCCGCCAGACGGCCCTGGGCGCCCACGCGTGCGACCGGGACGAGGCCATGGGCAGACTGGCGGACGCGGCGGCCGACCGCCGTACACAGCCGAGCACGGCGGCCTGA
- a CDS encoding PH domain-containing protein, translating into MTTPDHPSPAQGPAQPVSPDRAYRSPSSLVAGVMLLGLAGWLGGDALFVGHGRTPWLALATLLFAVPLVIAFTLRPVVLANDHRLRVRNPFRVVVLPWGSVAGFRSGFSNEVVAESGAKYQLWAVPVSLRARKRANRAKMREAREAGGRGGRMPLIPPGPTRAQNDQIMDDLGQLWEAREKAATSQGEVTVKWAYEIMAPAAAGAVLLAILLAVG; encoded by the coding sequence ATGACGACCCCGGACCACCCGTCGCCCGCGCAGGGCCCTGCGCAACCCGTGTCTCCCGACCGGGCCTACCGGTCACCCTCCTCCCTCGTGGCCGGCGTGATGCTGCTCGGGCTCGCGGGCTGGCTCGGCGGTGACGCGCTGTTCGTCGGCCACGGGCGGACCCCGTGGCTGGCGCTCGCCACGCTGCTCTTCGCCGTACCGCTGGTGATCGCCTTCACGCTGCGGCCCGTCGTGCTCGCCAACGACCACCGGCTGCGCGTGCGCAACCCGTTCCGGGTCGTCGTGCTGCCCTGGGGGTCCGTCGCCGGGTTCCGGTCGGGCTTCTCGAACGAGGTCGTCGCCGAGTCCGGCGCCAAGTACCAGCTCTGGGCCGTCCCCGTCTCGCTGCGCGCCCGCAAGCGGGCCAACCGGGCCAAGATGCGTGAGGCCCGCGAGGCCGGTGGCCGCGGCGGACGGATGCCCCTGATCCCGCCCGGCCCCACCCGCGCCCAGAACGACCAGATCATGGACGACCTGGGCCAGCTGTGGGAGGCCCGCGAGAAGGCGGCCACCTCACAGGGCGAGGTGACCGTGAAATGGGCGTACGAGATCATGGCGCCCGCTGCCGCGGGTGCGGTCCTGCTGGCGATTCTGCTCGCGGTCGGCTGA
- a CDS encoding aldehyde dehydrogenase family protein: MTIEKRSSAFEYAPAPESRAVVDIAPSYGLFIDGEFVDAAEGRVFKTISPSTEEVLSEVAQAGEADVERAVKAARKAFEKWSALPGAERAKYLFRIARIIQERSRELAVLETLDNGKPIKETRDADLPLVAAHFFYYAGWADKLDHAGFGANPRPLGVAGQVIPWNFPLLMLAWKIAPALATGNTVVLKPAETTPLSALFFADICRQAGLPKGVVNILPGYGDTGAALVAHPDVNKVAFTGSTAVGKEIARTVAGTRKKVTLELGGKGANIVFDDAPIDQAVEGIVTGIFFNQGQVCCAGSRLLVQESIQEELLDSLKRRLSTLRLGDPLDKNTDIGAINSAEQLARITSLVEAGEAEGAERWSPACELPSSGYWFAPTLFTNVTQAHTIARDEIFGPVLSVLSFRTPDEAVAKANNTQYGLSAGIWTEKGSRILAVANKLRAGVVWSNTFNKFDPTSPFGGYKESGFGREGGRHGLEAYLDV, translated from the coding sequence ATGACCATCGAGAAGCGGTCATCCGCATTCGAGTACGCACCGGCGCCCGAGTCCCGCGCCGTCGTCGACATCGCCCCCTCCTACGGCCTGTTCATCGACGGCGAGTTCGTGGACGCCGCCGAAGGCAGGGTCTTCAAGACCATCTCCCCCTCCACCGAGGAGGTCCTCTCCGAGGTCGCGCAGGCGGGCGAGGCGGACGTCGAGCGTGCCGTGAAGGCCGCCCGCAAGGCCTTCGAGAAGTGGTCGGCACTCCCGGGCGCGGAGCGCGCCAAGTACCTGTTCCGCATCGCCCGCATCATCCAGGAGCGCTCCCGCGAGCTCGCCGTCCTGGAGACCCTGGACAACGGCAAGCCCATCAAGGAGACGCGCGACGCGGATCTCCCCCTGGTCGCGGCCCACTTCTTCTACTACGCGGGCTGGGCCGACAAGCTCGACCACGCCGGCTTCGGCGCAAACCCCAGGCCGCTGGGCGTCGCGGGCCAGGTCATCCCCTGGAACTTCCCGCTCCTGATGCTCGCCTGGAAGATCGCCCCGGCCCTGGCGACCGGCAACACGGTCGTCCTGAAGCCCGCGGAGACCACTCCCCTCTCGGCGCTGTTCTTCGCGGACATCTGCCGCCAGGCGGGCCTGCCCAAGGGCGTCGTCAACATCCTTCCCGGGTACGGCGACACGGGCGCCGCGCTCGTCGCGCACCCGGACGTCAACAAGGTCGCCTTCACCGGATCGACGGCCGTCGGCAAGGAGATCGCGCGCACGGTCGCGGGCACCCGCAAGAAGGTCACCCTCGAACTGGGCGGCAAGGGCGCCAACATCGTCTTCGACGACGCCCCCATCGACCAGGCGGTGGAAGGGATCGTCACAGGGATCTTCTTCAACCAGGGCCAGGTCTGCTGTGCGGGCTCCCGGCTCCTCGTACAGGAGTCGATCCAGGAAGAGTTGCTCGACTCGCTCAAGCGCCGCCTGTCCACGCTCCGCCTCGGCGACCCGCTGGACAAGAACACGGACATCGGCGCGATCAACTCCGCCGAGCAGCTCGCCCGGATCACCTCGCTCGTCGAGGCGGGCGAGGCGGAGGGCGCCGAGCGCTGGTCCCCGGCCTGCGAACTCCCGTCCTCCGGCTACTGGTTCGCCCCGACGCTCTTCACGAACGTCACCCAGGCGCACACCATCGCCCGCGACGAGATCTTCGGCCCGGTCCTCTCGGTCCTCAGTTTCCGCACCCCGGACGAGGCCGTCGCCAAGGCCAACAACACCCAGTACGGCCTGTCGGCGGGCATCTGGACCGAGAAGGGTTCGCGGATCCTCGCCGTGGCGAACAAGCTTCGCGCCGGCGTCGTCTGGTCCAACACGTTCAACAAGTTCGACCCCACCTCGCCCTTCGGCGGCTACAAGGAGTCGGGCTTCGGCCGCGAGGGCGGTCGCCACGGCCTGGAGGCGTACCTCGATGTCTGA
- the deoC gene encoding deoxyribose-phosphate aldolase produces MPTTASTALPLKDVTASDSTLRRYLHGLPGVDAVGLEARAASLGTRSIKTTAKAYAIDLAISMVDLTTLEGADTAGKVRSLGAKAVRPDPTDRTAPATAAVCVYPDMVAVAKEAVAGSTVKVASVATAFPAGRAAIGVKLADVRDAVAAGADEIDMVIDRGAFLAGNYLKVYEEIVAVKEACGASARLKVIFETGELSTYDNIRRASWLGMIAGADFIKTSTGKVAVNATPANTLLMLEAVRDFRAQTGVQVGVKPAGGIRTTKDAVKFLVVVNETVGEDWLDNHWFRFGASSLLNDLLMQRQKLATGRYSGPDYVTVD; encoded by the coding sequence ATGCCCACCACTGCATCAACCGCACTCCCGCTCAAGGACGTGACCGCGTCCGACAGCACGCTGCGCCGCTACCTTCACGGGCTGCCCGGCGTCGACGCGGTCGGCCTGGAGGCGCGCGCCGCCTCCCTCGGCACACGTTCCATCAAGACGACCGCGAAGGCGTACGCCATCGACCTGGCCATCTCGATGGTCGACCTGACGACGCTGGAGGGCGCGGACACCGCCGGCAAGGTCCGGTCGCTCGGCGCCAAGGCCGTCCGCCCCGACCCGACCGACCGCACGGCCCCCGCCACGGCCGCGGTCTGCGTCTACCCCGACATGGTGGCCGTCGCGAAGGAGGCCGTCGCCGGGTCCACCGTCAAGGTCGCCTCCGTCGCCACCGCCTTCCCCGCGGGCCGCGCCGCGATCGGCGTCAAGCTGGCCGACGTACGGGACGCCGTCGCCGCCGGTGCCGACGAGATCGACATGGTCATCGACCGGGGCGCCTTCCTCGCGGGCAACTACCTGAAGGTGTACGAGGAGATCGTCGCCGTGAAGGAGGCCTGCGGGGCGTCCGCCCGGCTCAAGGTCATCTTCGAGACCGGCGAGCTGTCGACGTACGACAACATCCGGCGCGCCTCCTGGCTCGGCATGATCGCCGGAGCCGACTTCATCAAGACGTCCACCGGCAAGGTGGCCGTGAACGCGACGCCCGCGAACACCCTCCTCATGCTGGAGGCCGTACGCGACTTCCGCGCGCAGACCGGCGTCCAGGTGGGCGTGAAGCCGGCCGGCGGCATCCGCACGACCAAGGACGCGGTGAAGTTCCTGGTCGTGGTCAACGAGACCGTGGGCGAGGACTGGCTCGACAACCACTGGTTCCGCTTCGGCGCCTCCTCGCTGCTGAACGACCTGCTGATGCAGCGCCAGAAGCTGGCCACCGGCCGCTACTCCGGCCCCGACTACGTGACGGTGGACTGA
- a CDS encoding aldehyde dehydrogenase family protein, which translates to MSDPRVDTRLSVFKTYKLYVGGKFPRSESGRVYEVSDAKGNWLANAPLSSRKDARDAVVAARKAFGGWAGATAYNRGQILYRVAEMLEGRREQFVREVADAEGLSKPKATAQVDAAIDRWVWYAGWTDKIAQVVGGGNPVAGPYFNLSSPEPTGVVVVLAPQESSFLGLVSVLAPVIATGNTAIVIASEKSPLPALSLGEVLATSDVPGGVVNILSGRTAEITPSLAAHQDVNAIDLAGADEVLAKELEIAAADNLKRVLRPQTVDNAQWFATPGTERMTAFLETKTVWHPTGSLGASGSSY; encoded by the coding sequence ATGTCTGACCCCCGAGTGGACACACGACTGTCCGTCTTCAAGACCTACAAGCTGTACGTGGGCGGGAAGTTCCCGCGTTCCGAGAGCGGCCGGGTGTACGAGGTGAGCGACGCGAAGGGCAACTGGCTGGCGAACGCGCCCCTGTCCTCCCGCAAGGACGCCCGTGACGCGGTCGTCGCCGCGCGCAAGGCGTTCGGCGGCTGGGCCGGGGCCACGGCGTACAACCGGGGTCAGATCCTCTACCGCGTCGCCGAGATGCTGGAGGGCCGCAGGGAGCAGTTCGTCCGGGAGGTCGCGGACGCCGAGGGCCTGTCGAAGCCGAAGGCCACCGCCCAGGTGGACGCGGCGATCGACCGCTGGGTCTGGTACGCGGGCTGGACCGACAAGATCGCCCAGGTGGTGGGAGGCGGAAACCCTGTCGCAGGCCCCTACTTCAACCTCTCCTCCCCCGAGCCGACCGGTGTGGTCGTCGTCCTCGCCCCCCAGGAGTCGTCGTTCCTGGGCCTGGTGTCGGTGCTCGCCCCGGTGATCGCCACCGGCAACACGGCGATCGTGATCGCCAGCGAGAAGTCACCGCTTCCCGCGCTCTCCCTCGGCGAGGTCCTGGCCACCTCGGACGTACCGGGCGGAGTCGTCAACATCCTCTCCGGCCGTACGGCGGAGATCACGCCGTCGCTGGCCGCGCACCAGGACGTCAACGCGATCGACCTGGCGGGCGCGGACGAGGTCCTCGCGAAGGAGCTGGAGATCGCGGCGGCCGACAACCTCAAGCGCGTTCTCCGTCCACAGACTGTGGACAACGCGCAGTGGTTCGCGACCCCGGGCACCGAACGCATGACCGCCTTCCTGGAGACGAAGACGGTCTGGCACCCGACGGGTTCACTGGGCGCGTCGGGATCCTCCTACTAG